A section of the Malania oleifera isolate guangnan ecotype guangnan chromosome 2, ASM2987363v1, whole genome shotgun sequence genome encodes:
- the LOC131148319 gene encoding uncharacterized mitochondrial protein AtMg00810-like codes for MRFSKAISLKMFIWNNLLGILTFASPIICANTSLFVFHKQSDIIYSLLYVDDIIIIGNNSSLLDSFTCKLNFEFATKDLGSLSYFIGLEATSTTDGLLISQLKYVPEILTRAQLLDSKLVHTKMVVSMHLFADGPLFLDPKLYRYLIGALQCPTITRPDIAHDVNSISQFLHSLTKDHLLAVKCILRYIKGTLHFGLTFHPSAAPGALVTYFNAY; via the exons ATGCGTTTCTCAAAGGCCATCTCACTGAAGATGTTTATATGGAACAACCTTTTAGGTATATTGACCTTCGCTTCTCCAATCAT TTGTGCAAACACGTCACTCTTTGTTTTTCATAAGCAATCTGACATTATTTATTCGCTtctctatgttgatgacatcattaTTATAGGCAACAACTCTTCTCTTCTTGACAGTTTTACTTGCAAGCTTAATTTTGAGTTCGCTACTAAGGACTTGGGTTCTCTTAGTTACTTCATTGGTCTTGAAGCTACATCCACCACTGATGGTCTTCTTATTAGTCAGCTAAAATATGTACCAGAAATTCTCACGCGAGCTCAGTTGCTTGACAGCAAGCTAGTCCACACCAAAATGGTTGTTTCCATGCACTTGTTTGCTGATGGTCCTCTGTTTTTGGATCCCAAGCTTTATAGATATCTCATTGGTGCTCTTCAATGCCCGACTATTACACGTCCTGATATTGCTCATGATGTCAACTCTATTAGTCAATTTCTACATTCTCTGACTAAAGACCATCTCCTCGCTGTCAAATGCATTCTTCGCTATATTAAGGGCACACTGCATTTTGGCCTCACTTTTCATCCATCTGCTGCTCCTGGTGCTTTAGTTACTTACTTCAATGCATACTAG
- the LOC131148320 gene encoding cation/H(+) antiporter 15-like, protein MIGPLLMGRWQYFRQWILPYSNLYVWETIANFGILLHAFHIGLETDVKAVLRPGRKALSLALVSVAASFLIGYKLFHFVSVGKLETSSDKVVKHNGGLPILSRGGFFCGAAFTVTSFSTVANALRKQKLLHTELGRMAMSAAVITEVALWGILALGVPMTISLYTLEWAAGTLVLMALVFHNWLGPGATWMMQLAKSSDDEELNEGQAAIALMGVMLAAFMADMSGMHSIVGAFMFGISLPDRVLRSMLLESMEETVTGLFLPLFYAYLGMRMDPTSFDPGLLRNWGRFCFTVLMASGAKSVISAAVCLCCKIGLRDSVTVGWIVSTKTVMAVIMLYLGLASEREDESGIANYVLAVMLTSMVTMSSVTIPILSALNRPSRHLMKQTCRSVEELKPDSDFRILTGIYTVHDVPGLINLLQISCSTSKSPVVVFALRLVELTGSCPAKFFIQDMRKPTGRKSDQVEAESDQIIEAFDKYQSENVGSSVTPLFATSPYFNMHEDVCSLATDKRITLIIVPFHQQQTVDGSMENENPFIRGVNQMVLNHAPCSVGIFIDRGFGNANFGDDATHRVLVYFFGGPDDREALYYGWRMRYYTGVTLTVVRFVLGDEATENMSHLESSYENNPLIPFLQPDYERQKQFDDVVVDEFRTKTSGDEMIRYLEKESNNGEETVTVIRSMEHDYDLYVVGKGDRLLSPLTLGLNDWSDWPELGAVGDILASSEFASRSSVLVLQQHAGAAPVIEGMKLLDGTERNVTESVHNHRVSSRGTSRPGRTTQDFQ, encoded by the exons ATGATTGGTCCATTGCTAATGGGACGATGGCAATACTTCAGGCAATGGATCTTGCCATACAGCAACTTATACGTGTGGGAAACGATTGCCAACTTCGGCATCCTCCTACACGCCTTCCACATCGGCCTAGAAACCGACGTGAAAGCCGTACTTCGTCCTGGCCGGAAAGCCCTCTCCCTCGCCCTCGTCAGCGTCGCCGCTTCCTTCCTCATCGGCTACAAGCTATTCCACTTCGTCAGCGTCGGAAAATTAGAAACGTCTTCGGATAAAGTGGTCAAGCACAATGGGGGGCTCCCCATCCTCTCCCGCGGTGGCTTCTTCTGTGGCGCCGCCTTCACGGTGACGAGCTTCTCCACGGTGGCCAACGCCTTGAGGAAGCAGAAGCTACTGCACACGGAGCTGGGGCGGATGGCAATGTCGGCGGCGGTGATCACAGAGGTGGCTCTGTGGGGCATCCTCGCCCTGGGGGTGCCCATGACCATATCGTTGTACACGCTGGAGTGGGCGGCGGGCACGCTGGTGTTGATGGCGCTGGTGTTCCACAACTGGTTGGGCCCCGGGGCGACGTGGATGATGCAGCTGGCGAAGAGCAGCGACGACGAGGAGCTGAACGAGGGGCAGGCGGCGATAGCGCTGATGGGGGTGATGCTAGCGGCGTTCATGGCGGACATGAGCGGGATGCATTCCATTGTAGGGGCGTTTATGTTTGGGATAAGTCTGCCGGATAGGGTGTTGAGGTCCATGCTGTTGGAGTCGATGGAGGAGACGGTGACCGGCTTGTTTTTGCCTCTGTTCTATGCTTATTTGGGGATGAGGATGGATCCGACATCTTTTGACCCTGGCCTTCTTcgtaactggggcagattttgctTTACCGTGTTAATGGCTTCCGGGGCCAAATCTGTTATCTCTGCTGCCGTTTGTCTCTGCTGCAAAATCGGATTGCGAGACAGTGTCACCGTTGGCTGGATCGTCTCCACTAAAACCGTCATGGCTGTCATCATGCTTTATCTCGGCTTGGCGTCTGAg AGGGAGGATGAGAGTGGAATCGCAAACTATGTACTTGCCGTAATGTTGACATCGATGGTGACTATGTCGTCGGTTACAATACCTATCCTATCGGCGTTGAACCGCCCCTCCCGCCACCTCATGAAGCAGACCTGCCGCAGCGTGGAGGAGCTCAAGCCCGACAGCGACTTCCGAATACTCACCGGCATTTACACCGTCCATGACGTCCCTGGCCTCATTAACCTTCTCCAGATCTCCTGCTCCACCTCCAAATCCCCCGTCGTCGTCTTCGCCCTCCGCCTCGTCGAGCTCACCGGCAGCTGCCCCGCCAAGTTCTTCATCCAAGACATGCGCAAGCCCACCGGCCGCAAGTCTGACCAGGTCGAGGCCGAGTCCGACCAAATCATTGAAGCCTTCGACAAGTACCAGTCCGAGAACGTTGGCTCCAGCGTCACCCCCCTCTTCGCCACCTCCCCTTACTTCAACATGCACGAGGACGTGTGCAGCCTCGCCACCGACAAGCGCATCACCCTGATCATCGTTCCATTCCACCAGCAACAGACCGTCGACGGCAGCATGGAGAACGAGAACCCCTTCATCCGCGGGGTCAACCAGATGGTCCTCAACCATGCCCCCTGTTCCGTCGGCATCTTCATCGACCGGGGCTTCGGCAATGCCAACTTCGGCGACGACGCCACTCACCGCGTCCTCGTCTACTTCTTCGGTGGCCCTGATGACCGCGAGGCCTTGTACTATGGCTGGCGCATGCGCTACTACACCGGCGTCACCCTCACCGTGGTGCGCTTCGTGCTTGGCGACGAGGCCACGGAGAACATGTCGCATTTGGAGAGCAGCTACGAGAACAACCCTCTCATCCCATTTCTGCAACCGGACTACGAGCGGCAGAAGCAATTTGACGACGTCGTTGTGGACGAGTTTCGGACGAAGACGTCGGGGGACGAGATGATAAGGTACTTGGAGAAGGAGTCCAACAATGGGGAAGAGACGGTGACGGTGATAAGGAGTATGGAGCACGATTACGATCTGTACGTGGTGGGGAAAGGGGACAGGCTATTGTCGCCTTTAACATTGGGGTTGAATGATTGGAGCGACTGGCCGGAGCTGGGGGCGGTGGGGGACATACTGGCGTCGTCGGAGTTTGCGTCGAGGTCTTCGGTGCTGGTGCTGCAGCAGCATGCCGGAGCTGCGCCGGTGATAGAAGGGATGAAGTTGCTGGACGGCACGGAACGGAACGTGACGGAGTCGGTGCATAACCATCGCGTTTCGTCGCGGGGGACGAGTCGGCCTGGCCGAACTACCCAAGATTTCCAATAA